In bacterium, one DNA window encodes the following:
- a CDS encoding N-acetylneuraminate synthase family protein produces MKSRVQIGSNVIGPGNPVFLIAEVGSNHNQDLGKATKLIEIAAQANADAVKFQTFTAEKLVARSESLPDGTNLCELFSKYELPHEWHRELIDCAHSLGIEFLSSPFDFEAVDLLDSLGVAAFKVASGDLDNLPLLAHIASKGRPIILSTGMGTLSEVGTALATIAKQGCDEVVLMHCVSSYPSPPDAMNLKAIDTLRQAFKTPVGLSDHTLGSQIPIAATALGIDLLEKHFTDNREQEGLDHSYSLEPDELSEMVRAVRTVEKALGSGEKTCQPAESETRYYARRSLFAKRNIPKEKKIEREDIKIVRPQRGIEPSYFNFVLGKRAQRTIEADEPITWDVI; encoded by the coding sequence ATGAAGAGCAGAGTTCAAATAGGCTCAAACGTTATCGGGCCAGGCAACCCAGTATTTCTGATCGCGGAGGTCGGCTCCAACCACAACCAGGACCTCGGCAAGGCCACAAAACTCATCGAGATAGCGGCTCAGGCAAACGCAGACGCCGTCAAGTTCCAGACATTCACAGCCGAAAAGCTCGTGGCGAGAAGCGAATCGCTTCCGGACGGGACCAACCTCTGCGAGCTCTTCAGCAAATACGAACTTCCTCACGAGTGGCATCGCGAGCTTATCGATTGCGCTCATTCGCTCGGCATCGAGTTCCTCTCGTCGCCGTTTGACTTTGAGGCGGTCGATCTTCTCGATAGTTTGGGCGTGGCGGCCTTCAAGGTCGCGTCGGGCGACCTTGATAACCTGCCGCTTTTGGCCCATATCGCGTCAAAGGGGAGGCCGATTATCCTCTCTACGGGCATGGGCACACTCAGCGAGGTCGGGACGGCGCTTGCGACGATCGCCAAGCAGGGCTGCGATGAGGTCGTCCTGATGCACTGCGTCTCGAGCTACCCTTCGCCACCAGACGCCATGAACCTGAAGGCCATCGACACCCTTCGGCAGGCCTTCAAAACCCCGGTTGGGCTATCCGACCACACGCTAGGCTCCCAGATACCCATAGCCGCAACAGCCCTCGGTATTGACCTTCTGGAGAAGCACTTCACTGATAACAGGGAACAAGAGGGGCTCGACCACTCATATTCGCTAGAGCCTGACGAGCTCAGTGAAATGGTCCGGGCGGTCAGAACCGTAGAGAAGGCGCTTGGCTCCGGCGAGAAGACATGCCAACCAGCCGAGAGCGAGACTAGGTATTATGCGCGAAGGAGCCTTTTCGCAAAAAGAAATATCCCGAAAGAGAAGAAGATCGAGCGCGAAGACATCAAGATCGTCAGGCCTCAGCGAGGCATCGAGCCATCATATTTCAACTTTGTGCTCGGCAAGCGTGCCCAAAGAACCATTGAGGCGGATGAGCCAATCACTTGGGACGTTATATGA
- the nadD gene encoding nicotinate-nucleotide adenylyltransferase, which produces MSVAELYQSANVGILGGTFDPVHHGHLIAAECVRECLSLDTVLLVPCDSPPHKPKGAVASPAERLEMLGLATRFAPQLKVSDVELSRGGTSYTIATLRHFKSQLPQTRLFLILGSDAFSEIETWKDYEQMFLETSFAIMLRGGHALHEVISRANRRLAGFLSHAPHVDSPVAGELALKSGSKIVVVHVPQVELSGSMIRRNIEKGRSIRYMVPEAVLEYINNRGLYRGD; this is translated from the coding sequence TTGTCGGTCGCTGAACTGTATCAATCTGCGAACGTTGGTATCCTCGGTGGAACGTTCGATCCGGTGCATCATGGCCACCTGATAGCGGCAGAATGCGTGCGTGAGTGTCTTTCACTCGACACGGTTCTACTTGTTCCCTGCGACTCGCCGCCTCACAAACCCAAGGGGGCAGTTGCGTCGCCAGCAGAGCGACTTGAGATGTTGGGGCTCGCCACGCGGTTTGCTCCCCAGCTCAAGGTCTCAGACGTTGAGCTCTCACGCGGCGGCACGTCCTACACAATTGCCACATTGAGACACTTTAAGTCTCAATTGCCCCAAACTAGGTTGTTTCTCATTTTGGGTAGTGATGCTTTTAGCGAGATAGAGACATGGAAGGATTACGAGCAGATGTTCTTGGAAACGAGTTTCGCCATCATGCTGCGCGGTGGTCATGCTCTACACGAGGTCATTTCCAGGGCGAACCGGCGGCTGGCGGGCTTCTTATCGCATGCCCCTCATGTTGATAGCCCTGTCGCTGGAGAGTTGGCTTTGAAGAGTGGCTCAAAAATCGTTGTGGTGCACGTGCCACAGGTGGAGTTGTCCGGGTCGATGATACGAAGGAACATAGAAAAGGGACGGTCGATTCGATACATGGTGCCCGAGGCGGTGCTGGAATACATCAACAATAGAGGTTTGTATCGGGGTGATTGA
- the rplU gene encoding 50S ribosomal protein L21: MYAVIETGGKQYIVRENDVVNVEKLGVEPNEEVAFDAVLMISDENGEVKIGTPTLEGAKVLGEALGETKGKKVLIGKIKRRKNYRRKIGHRQTFSSVKIRSIEA; encoded by the coding sequence TTGTATGCAGTAATTGAGACAGGTGGAAAACAGTACATTGTTCGAGAGAACGATGTTGTGAATGTTGAGAAGCTCGGAGTCGAGCCCAACGAAGAGGTTGCTTTTGACGCCGTGCTGATGATTAGCGATGAGAACGGCGAGGTCAAGATCGGCACCCCAACGCTCGAAGGCGCCAAGGTTCTGGGCGAGGCGCTCGGGGAGACAAAGGGCAAGAAGGTCCTGATAGGCAAGATCAAGCGGCGCAAGAACTATCGGCGTAAGATTGGCCATCGTCAGACCTTCTCAAGTGTTAAGATAAGATCGATCGAGGCTTAG
- the obgE gene encoding GTPase ObgE — protein MFIDSATIRVKAGDGGAGCVSFRREKFVPRGGPDGGDGGDGGDVIAVAREGLKTLFDCQERHYYKAKRGGHGSGNNRHGRNAPDLIIAVPPGTVVSDAPTREQLADLSRPGAEFLAARGGKGGRGNTAFKSSTNRAPRMVEPGKPGESGILRLTLKILADIALVGLPNAGKSSLIAAVSAARPKIADYPFTTTEPNLAAINIGNVFSFTIADIPGLIEGAHSGRGLGIRFLQHIQRAKVLVLVVDVSKSASVPAVKACEVLKSEMAYYDPSLPDKIGFLAANKTDLDCSEAALTELRRFCAERSVEMFEVSALTGGGLGALVDALSSRMSLREAVVGR, from the coding sequence ATGTTTATAGATTCCGCCACAATTCGGGTCAAGGCCGGAGACGGGGGGGCCGGTTGCGTCTCGTTTCGGCGAGAGAAGTTCGTGCCTCGCGGGGGCCCGGATGGCGGAGACGGCGGAGACGGCGGGGATGTCATCGCAGTGGCGCGCGAAGGTCTTAAGACCCTGTTTGACTGCCAGGAGCGGCATTACTACAAGGCTAAGCGGGGCGGCCACGGAAGCGGAAATAATCGGCACGGTAGAAACGCACCAGACCTCATAATCGCTGTTCCGCCCGGCACGGTTGTGTCCGATGCACCGACGCGCGAGCAGCTTGCGGACCTGTCACGGCCAGGGGCCGAGTTCCTTGCTGCAAGGGGTGGCAAAGGCGGTAGGGGCAACACTGCCTTCAAATCATCGACAAACAGGGCGCCTCGGATGGTAGAGCCCGGTAAGCCCGGTGAATCAGGCATCCTGAGGCTGACGCTCAAGATACTTGCGGATATCGCCCTCGTGGGGCTCCCAAACGCTGGCAAATCGAGCCTCATAGCAGCTGTCTCGGCGGCACGGCCGAAGATCGCGGACTATCCGTTCACAACGACAGAGCCGAACCTGGCCGCTATCAACATCGGGAACGTCTTTTCGTTCACGATAGCGGACATCCCAGGCCTTATCGAGGGAGCACATTCTGGCCGCGGGCTTGGCATAAGATTCTTGCAGCACATTCAGCGGGCTAAGGTGCTCGTGCTCGTCGTGGACGTCTCAAAGAGCGCCTCGGTTCCAGCAGTTAAGGCCTGCGAGGTCCTTAAATCCGAGATGGCCTATTACGACCCCTCCCTGCCTGATAAGATCGGCTTTCTGGCCGCCAATAAGACCGACCTCGACTGTTCAGAGGCGGCACTAACCGAGCTGAGAAGATTCTGTGCGGAGCGAAGCGTTGAGATGTTCGAGGTCTCGGCTCTGACGGGAGGCGGCCTTGGGGCCTTAGTGGATGCGCTCTCGTCGAGAATGTCGTTGAGGGAAGCTGTTGTCGGTCGCTGA
- the rpmA gene encoding 50S ribosomal protein L27, which produces MAHKKGVGSSRNGRDSCSQRLGVKKFAGERVLSGNIIVKQRGTHILPGRNVKRGKDDTIFATSAGIVSFRTGKGDRKTVSVISEV; this is translated from the coding sequence ATGGCACATAAGAAGGGCGTAGGCAGTTCACGAAACGGTCGAGATAGCTGCTCTCAGCGGCTTGGCGTGAAGAAGTTCGCTGGCGAGAGGGTCCTGTCGGGCAACATCATCGTCAAACAGCGCGGGACGCACATTCTTCCCGGTAGAAACGTCAAGCGGGGTAAAGACGACACGATCTTCGCGACATCGGCCGGTATTGTGAGTTTCAGGACGGGCAAGGGCGACCGCAAGACCGTCAGTGTAATAAGCGAGGTTTGA
- the rsfS gene encoding ribosome silencing factor, with protein sequence MIEEEAKDQNGEVKSEDVAAAGSDSDSSADDETQRLLLLIRECIEERKGRDLVVLDLTELTPITDYFVVCSGTSSMHTRAISEHIEMSCKKAGFRYFGIEGQQNGKWVLIDYGDIVVHIFVDETRWFYNLERLWGDARRVELESE encoded by the coding sequence GTGATTGAAGAGGAAGCTAAAGACCAAAACGGTGAAGTGAAATCCGAGGACGTTGCTGCGGCCGGTAGCGATTCGGATTCTTCGGCAGATGACGAAACGCAGAGGCTCTTGCTCCTTATCCGTGAGTGCATCGAAGAGCGAAAGGGCCGTGATCTCGTTGTTCTAGACCTGACTGAATTGACCCCAATCACAGATTACTTCGTTGTGTGTTCTGGGACGTCGTCTATGCACACACGCGCTATCTCAGAACACATCGAGATGTCCTGTAAGAAGGCGGGCTTTAGATATTTTGGGATTGAGGGTCAGCAGAACGGCAAGTGGGTTCTGATAGATTACGGCGACATTGTGGTCCACATATTTGTTGACGAGACTAGGTGGTTTTACAATCTAGAGCGGCTATGGGGTGACGCGCGGCGAGTCGAGCTTGAGAGCGAGTAG
- a CDS encoding ATP-binding cassette domain-containing protein, with amino-acid sequence MIEVKSVTKRFGPTVAVNNLSFEVKTGEVLGFLGPNGAGKTTMMRIITCYMPATDGTVTVAGHDTLTDSFEVRRHIGYLPESAPLYLDMDVTDYLSFVAQVRDIAPNERHEKIGRIAEVCGLEDVMRKDIGTLSKGFKQRVGLAQAMIHNPDILILDEPTTGLDPAQIIEMRELIKRIGREKTVILCSHILPEVSATCDRILIINEGKKVASGTPDELAAATDGGVTMQAKIYGPEAQVREKIEGMKRVIGCRVLESPPDGPVTFVLKAKPNGDLGHDVFKMVVENGFSLSELRTERISLEDVFLQLTTKERSGK; translated from the coding sequence ATGATTGAGGTGAAGAGTGTAACCAAACGTTTCGGGCCGACGGTCGCGGTCAACAACCTTTCTTTTGAGGTCAAGACTGGCGAGGTCTTGGGATTCTTGGGGCCCAACGGCGCGGGCAAGACGACAATGATGCGCATAATCACGTGTTACATGCCCGCAACTGATGGGACCGTAACGGTGGCCGGTCACGACACGCTCACGGACTCGTTCGAGGTGCGGCGGCACATTGGCTACCTGCCAGAGAGTGCGCCTCTGTATCTTGACATGGATGTAACTGATTACCTGTCGTTCGTGGCGCAGGTTCGAGACATTGCGCCCAACGAACGGCATGAGAAGATCGGGCGGATAGCGGAGGTTTGTGGGCTGGAGGACGTGATGCGGAAGGACATCGGCACGCTCTCGAAAGGCTTCAAGCAGCGTGTTGGCCTTGCGCAGGCCATGATCCACAACCCGGATATTTTGATACTAGATGAGCCAACCACAGGCCTCGACCCAGCGCAGATCATCGAGATGCGGGAACTGATTAAGCGCATTGGCCGGGAGAAGACGGTTATTCTCTGTTCTCACATTTTGCCTGAGGTCTCTGCGACTTGCGACAGGATCCTTATCATTAATGAGGGTAAGAAGGTCGCATCGGGCACGCCGGATGAACTGGCCGCGGCGACCGACGGGGGCGTAACGATGCAGGCGAAGATATATGGCCCCGAGGCGCAGGTGAGGGAGAAGATCGAGGGGATGAAGCGTGTGATAGGCTGTCGGGTCCTAGAGAGTCCGCCCGACGGGCCGGTGACTTTCGTGCTCAAGGCGAAGCCGAACGGCGATTTGGGGCATGATGTATTCAAGATGGTGGTTGAGAATGGTTTCAGCCTTTCCGAGCTGAGAACTGAGCGAATAAGTCTTGAGGATGTGTTCCTGCAACTAACAACGAAGGAGAGGAGCGGCAAATGA
- a CDS encoding ABC transporter permease yields MRNITAVFQKELRSYFNSPIAYIVIVLFVGFSGWLFFRSFFMANQASMRLYFTMLPWLFMIFAPLITMRLWAEEKKLNTLELLMTMPLKDWEAVLGKFFASLFLMVVMLLLSLPLALSVSALGNMDWGPVVGGYLGAFLMGAAYLSIGLFVSSVTQNQIVAAVTGFFICFGMWIVGESIVVFMAPASLAGVLEFLGLGSHFESIGRGVIDSRDIIYYLTVIGFFLFLNVKGVESRKWA; encoded by the coding sequence ATGAGGAATATCACTGCGGTATTCCAGAAGGAGCTTCGGTCATATTTCAACTCTCCGATAGCGTATATTGTGATAGTTCTCTTCGTTGGCTTCTCCGGCTGGCTGTTCTTCAGGAGCTTCTTCATGGCGAACCAGGCTTCGATGAGGCTCTACTTCACGATGCTGCCGTGGTTGTTCATGATATTTGCCCCGCTAATAACTATGCGGTTGTGGGCAGAGGAGAAGAAGCTGAACACCCTGGAGCTTCTGATGACGATGCCGTTGAAGGATTGGGAGGCGGTTCTGGGCAAGTTCTTTGCGAGCCTGTTCCTGATGGTGGTGATGCTCCTGCTTTCGCTGCCGCTTGCCCTGTCCGTGTCGGCGTTGGGCAACATGGACTGGGGCCCGGTGGTCGGGGGGTATTTGGGCGCGTTTCTGATGGGAGCCGCGTACCTTTCGATTGGGCTTTTTGTCTCGTCCGTCACCCAGAACCAGATCGTGGCGGCGGTTACAGGTTTCTTTATTTGCTTCGGGATGTGGATCGTGGGCGAGAGCATTGTGGTGTTCATGGCGCCGGCCTCGCTTGCTGGCGTGCTGGAGTTCCTCGGCCTGGGGTCCCACTTCGAAAGCATTGGCCGCGGTGTAATCGATTCTCGCGACATCATCTATTACTTGACGGTCATTGG